ATTGCTATTTAAGTATGTTGAAATTCTGTGTTTAAGCCAGTTGTAGCATTCTGCAATGAGCTAATAAATAATAATATAAGGAGGAAAAAGCATGAAAAAAATATTAAAGCCAATTAGTATCATCTTAATTTTAGTACTTAGTTTAACTATGTTAGTAGGTTGTGGATCTAAAAAGAGTGACAATCAGCAGGAGTCAACTGCAACAGATGTAACATCTGGAGAAGTATCTGAACAGAGTAAAGAAGGAGGAGTAGTTACTATTGCTCTTTCAGCAACACCAAAAACTATAGATCCAGTAAAGTACACAGGTGTATATGAAGGGGACATTATCGTAAATGTTGGTAATACATTAGTGAGATACAAGCAGGATTTAAGTGAGGTAGTAGCAAACTTAGCGACTGAATGGTCTGTTTCAGAAGATGGAAAGGTATATAACTTTAAGCTAAGAGATGATGTATATTTCCAAAAAGGAAAATATCAAGATGGAAGGCAGATGAAGGCAGATGATATAAAATACTCTTTAGAACGGTCTGCTAAAGAATCAGCCATGAATCGATTAAGTATGTTGGATTATGTGGAAGTAGTAAATGATTTTGAGGTTAATTGTTATTTAAAAGATGCAAATTCTTCTTTTTTAACCGTACTTACTGATGCTGGTAATGTTATTGTACCACAAGAAGAAGTAGAAGGATGGGGAGATGCCTTTGGATTTAACCTAGTAGGAACAGGCCCCTTCAAGGTAGTAGAATGGAAAAGAGATGATAGTGTAATCTTAGAGAGAAACGAAAATTATTGGGGGCCAAAACCTTATCTGGATGGTGTAACATTTAAATTTATTGCAGATCAAAATATGATGACAAATGCATTAAGAACAGGTGAAATTGATATTGCAACAGGCCTTACAGGTGAGAGTGTAAAAATTGTGAATGATGATCCGAATCTTGTATTAAGTGAAATACCTGGATTACACGTAGCTTATTTCTACATGAACTTGATAGAAGGTCCAACAACCGATAAGAGAGTACGAGAAGCTATTATTCGTGCCATCGATATCGATCAGATGGTAAAAGGAATTTATCAATATGATGAAGCCCAAAGAGCCTATTTACCATTGCCTCCAGGATCATGGGGATATGACCCAGATTTAGAAAGCTTAATTCCATCATATGATCCCGAAAAGGCAAAAGAGCTATTGACTGAGGCGGGGTATCCTGATGGATTTAAAACAGAAATATATGTAGCAGATCAACCAGCTAGAGTAAAAATGGCTACTATTATACAACAGTTCTTAAAACAAAATTTAAATATAGATTTAGATATCAAAACTGCTGAGTGGGGTACCTTTAGTGATATCGCATCTAAAGGAAAGGCACCTATTTACGGGATGTCTTGGACATGGTACCCAGATCCTTACTTCTTTTTAAATCAGATGTTCCATAGTTCCCAAATAGGGGCATTAGGAAATGGACAAGGCTTTAACAAACCAGAAGTAGATGAATTACTGGATGAAGCAGCAAGGGTATCGAACCAGGAGGAAAGAGCTGAACTTTACAAAAAAGCGTTAAAGAGTATTACAGAAGAATATTCACGTGTAAATTATTCTAATGAGAAAGTAATCTATGGATTAACAAGCAGAGTACAGGGATTTGAAATGAGAGCAGATAATCAAAAAATCTTTGTTTCACCAGAGGTAAATGTTTGGTTACGAAAATAAAGACTTTAAAATGCTTGTAAAAATCTTAAGGTCCTTATAGGATCGTGAAGAAAGACTCTATATGATAGCCATTATTGTATGGAGTTTTTTCTTCAATTCAACTAAAAACTAGGGAGTGAAAACATGCTAAAGGTCATATTAAAAAGAATTTTACAACTCATTCCTATCTTATTTATTGTTGTTACCATCATTTTTGTAATCACTCGTATGATACCGGGTAATCCTGCTAGTGTAATGCTGGGTCCTCAAGCACCAGTAGAAGCAGTGGAGGCATTAAGCGAAGAACTAGGATTAAATAAAAGTATTGGTGAACAGTTTACGGGATATCTAAAAGGTGTAATCAGGGGGGATTTGGGCAAGTCCTATTACTATAATGAACCGGTAACAAAAATGATTATGGAAACATTTCCTAATACGTTATATTTGAGTTTGGTAAGTATTATTATTGCCTTACTTGTGGGTGTGCCTGTGGGAATTATTTCTGCAACAAAACAATATTCTATGTTTGATTATATTTCTATGGTGATTGCCTTAGTTGGTGTATCTATGCCTATATTTTGGCTGGGCCTAATGATGGTATTAATATTTAGCGTGAATTTAGGGTGGCTTCCATCTATAGGAATGGGAAGTTTAGATAAAGGATTATGGAATGTGATTAGTCATTTCATTTTGCCAAGCATATGTCTAGCTACGATTCCTGCCGCTACATTTGCTCGAATTACCCGTTCTAGCATGCTGGAAATTATCAAACAGGATTATATTAAGGCATTGCGGGCAAAAGGTTTAAAGGAAAAAGTTGTTGTTTGGAAACATGCCTTAAAAAATGCTCTGCCTCCTATCATTACGGTATTAGGACTTCAAATGTCATCTCTATTATCAGGGGCTATTTTGACAGAAACCATATTTAGTTGGCCTGGAATGGGAAAATTAATTGTTGATGCCATAGGAAACAGAGACTATGCATTAATTCAAAGTACAGTATTATTTATCGCTTTTATTTATGTATTCATGAATCTATTGGTGGATATTGTATATCTCTATATAAATCCCAAGGTTTCATTTGAATCAGGGAAAGGAGGGGACTAGATGGACAGCAAAGGAATTACAGTGGACATAGTGACACAGCAGGAAATGATATTAAAAGAAAGAAAGTCTAATAATGCTTGGAACAAATTAAAGAGAAATAAAACGGCAATGATAGGCCTTGTAATTGTAATAGTTATGGTAATGATAGCAATCTTTTCTCCCTTTTTAGCTCCTCAAGATCCAAATCTTATGGATTTAGGTAATAGTTATTTAAAGCCTGGACAAAATGGACATATTTTGGGAACTGATGAATTTGGACGGGATTTATTAAGCAGAATTATATACGGTGCTAGAATCTCTATTATTGTAGCCGTTGGAGGAATGCTATTTGGAGGCATTATTGGAATTCTTTTAGGGCTAGTTGCTGGTTTTAAGGGAGGAATCGTGGATACGATTATTATGCGTTTGATGGATGGTATGTTTGCTTTTCCCTTTGTATTATTGGCTATTGTTTTAATGACAGTTTTAGGAGATGGATTGCAGAATGTTATATTGGCTATTGGTATTGCCAATATTCCAGGATTTGCACGAATTGTACGAGGCCAAGTTCACATAGTAAAGAATGAAGAATACTGCCAAGCCATCCGAGCATTGGGGGCTTCTGATATAAGGTTGTTATTTGCCCATATTCTCCCCAATAGTATTTCACCCATTATTGTGTATGCTACATTAAATGTGGCAGGAGCAATTATTTCTGAAGCAGCATTGAGTTTTCTAGGATTAGGAATTCGACCTCCAACTGCATCATGGGGAACAATTCTACGATCAGGAAAAGATTATCTTAACACAGCTTCCCATATTGCTACTTACTCAGGTTTAGCTATTTTGGTTACAGTACTGGGATTCAATCTATTAGGTGATGGTATTCGTGATGTGTTGGACCCTAAGATGAAACGGTAGTGATGGTGACTATAGGTGTAAAAAGGGGGAAATACAATGGATATAGATCAGTATAAAGAGAGGGTTATTAGGAAAGTTGACGAAATATCCAAAGATCTGTTTGAAGTTTCTGATTATATATATAATCATCCAGAATATTGTTTTGAGGAGTACCTTGCTACTAAAAAAATAATAGGTTACTTAGAAAATAGTGGCTTTAAAGTACAAAAGGGTTTAGGAGGATTAGATACAGCTTTTGTGGCTACCTATGATACTGGAAAACCAGGGAATCATATTGGGTTGTTTGGCGAATATGATGCTGTCAAGGGAATGGGGCATGCATGTGGACATAACATTATGGCAGCAACTGCATTAGGAGCCGGTATTGCAGTAAAGTCTGTGATAGATGAGATTGGTGGAAAAGTGAGTGTATTTGGAACGCCGGCAGAAGAAGGTGGGGGTGGTAAGATTATCATGTTAGAAAATAACGTATTTGATGGAATAGATGCCGCCATGATTTTGCATCCTGCCAGTGATACTGTTGTGAACGACATCTCCTATTCTAGAACTGATATAGAAGTGAACTTCTATGGCAAGACTGCCCATGCAGCTACCTTTCCTGAAGAAGGAATTTCAGCATTGAATGCTGTTATACAATTGTTTAATATGGTAAACGGCATGGGGTTAGAAGTGCTTGAGAAGGGAAAAATCATTGGAATAATTAGCAAGGGTGGAGAAGATCCAATATATGTACCAGATCATACTCAAGCCAAATTTACTATCCGTTCATTTAAAATGAAGTATAAAGAGGAATTAGTAGAGAGGTTTTTGGAAATTTGCAAAGCTGTTGCAAAGGCAACAAAAACAACTTTCAAATATAAATATATAGGTTTACCCTATGAAGACATAAGAAACAATGAAAAATTAGAAGATTTATTGGCGAAGAATTTAATTTTATTAGGTGAAACTATTTGTCCCAGGGAAAGAGAATTAGGGATTGGTTGTACCGACATGGGAAACGTAACCCATGAAATTCCGGGATTGCAATCCTATATACAGATTGCAGAGGGAACACGAGGACATACACCTGAGTTTTTAGAGGCAGCAGGAGATGATAGAGGAAGAAATGCCCTATTGAAAGGGGCAAAAGCTATGGGTATGACGACTATTGACCTATTAGCTTCTAAAGACAATATGAGGGAAGTAAAAGAAGCATTTCAAAAGATGAAACAAAGATTTTAATAAATGGAGGTGGAAATATGAGCAAAGAAATTATCAAAGTAAATAATTTAAAAACATATTTTTATCTTTCCACCGGTATCGTAAAGGCAGTAGACGGAGTCAGTTTTCGAATCAACGAAGGGGAAACCCTAGGAATTGTCGGTGAGTCGGGTTCGGGAAAAAGTGTTACTGCTTCTTCTATTATGCGGTTAGTAGCAAATCCTATTGGTAGAATTGTGGATGGAGAGATTTTATTTGAAGGCAAAGACTTATTAAAGTTAAAAGAAAAAGAAATGTTAAGCATACGAGGAAAAGAGATATCTATGATTTTTCAAGATCCTATGACCTCATTGGATCCGGTATTTACCATTGGACAACAAATTATGGAAGTTATTAAGATTCATCAAAATGTATCAGATAAAGAAGTAAAAAAAATAGCTGTTGAAGCTCTTAACATGGTTGGGATTCCTGAAGCAGAAAAACGGCTAAATTCTTATCCCCATGAATTTTCTGGTGGAATGAGACAAAGGGTAATTATTGCCATGGCTATTGTTTGTAAGCCTAAAATGATTATTGCTGACGAACCTACTACAGCATTAGATGTTACTGTACAAGCTCAAGTGCTGGATTTATTAAAGGACCTTCAAAGACAGTTAGGAACATCTATTCTTATGATAACCCATAACTTAGGAGTTGTCTGGGATATTTGTGATAAGGTAATGGTTATGTACGCAGGTAAAACAGTGGAGTATGCAGATGCGAGAACCTTGTATAGCAATCCTAGGCATCCATACACATTGGGGTTACTTAATTCCATGCCTAAATTAAGCGATGATCCTGATAAGCCATTAACGGTTATTCCTGGAGGCCCCCCAGATTTAAAGTTAACAGGCAACGCTTGTAATTTTTATAACCGATGTGCCTATGCCCAAGATATTTGTCAGGAAAAGGACCCTCAACTACTAGAGGTTAATGAAAATCATTTTGTTGCGTGTCACTTTCAAACAGAAACAAAGAGCTTAAAGATAAAGGGGGAGAAGGTATAGTATGAAGGATACCATTATGGCAGTAGAAAATTTGACAAAAACATTTAAGATCCAAAGCAATAAGCTATTTACCCCCCCAAAGTATTTAAAGGCAGTAAATAATGTTTCTTTTGAGGTGTATAAAGGGGAAACACTAGGAATTATTGGTGAGTCTGGATGTGGTAAATCCACATTGGGAAAAAGTATACTTCGCTTGATCCACCCTAGCTCAGGTAAAGTAAGATACGAAGATATTTTACTTTCAGAGTTATCGGAAAAGGAAATGAAAAATATGAGGAAAGATATACAAATTATTTTTCAAGATCCATATTCATCGTTAGATCCGAGGAAAACCGTAGGTAGTCTTATTGAAGAACCAATGAAGATTCATAATATTGGAACACCAAAAGAACGTAAAGAGCGGGTAAGTGAGTTATTACAAATGGTTGGATTGGATGAATATCATGGGATTCGCTATCCCCATGAATTTAGTGGGGGGCAAAGACAAAGAATCAATGTAGCTAGGGCATTAGCATTGAATCCAAAGCTTATTGTATGTGATGAACCTGTTTCAGCATTAGATGTATCTGTTCAAGCTCAAGTACTAAACCTTTTAAAGACATTACAACAAAAACTGGATTTAACCTATGTGTTTATCTCCCATGATTTAAGTGTTGTAAAATATATCAGTGATAGAATTGCTATTATGTATTTAGGAAGAATTGTAGAGATGGGGGATTCTCAAGAGATTTATAAAAATCCTTTACATCCTTATACAAGGGCATTATTTTCTGCGATTCCTCCAGAAAATCCAATGGATAAAAAAGAAAAAATAAAGCTTAAGGGGGAAATACCAAGTCCTTTAAATCTACCAAGCGGCTGTCCATTTTCGGGTAGGTGTCCAAACTACATGAAAGAATGTAAGGAGATCCTTCCGGAATTGAAGGATGTAAAGGAAGGCCATAAAGTTGCTTGTTTGTTACATAGGTAAGGCATATATAAAAGAGGAGGCAGGAGTATGAAAAACGAAATACTAAAACAAAGATTATGGAAAGTAGTAGATGATAAAAAAGAAGATTTGCTGTGTTTGTGTTCTGAAATGATTCAAATCCCCAGTGAAAATCCACCGGGGGATATGGAAGATATCACAAGGTTAATATGCAATGAACTCAACAGATCTAATATAGTACATGAGGTAATCAGACCTCAAGAAGATAAACCTAATATCGTGGCTACTTTGGGGAAAGGCGGAGAAAAGACTTTACTATTAAATGGACATAGTGATGTGGTTCCGGCAGGAGATAGATCCAAATGGGATTTTGATCCTTTTTGTGGGAAGATTATCGATGGTAAGATTCTTGGAAGGGGAACCTCTGATATGAAGGCGGGATTAGGGGCTTTAATATTTGCCATGAAGGTGTTGGCAGATGAAGAAGTAGAAATCAATGGAAAAATTGTATTACATGTGGTGCCAGATGAAGAGACCAGTGGAGAAATGGGCACAAAATGGTTGGTGGAAAATGGATATGCAGATGGTGGAGATGCATGTCTTATTGCGGAGCCCACTTCCTATAACAACTGTGAAGTAGGACAAAAGGGATCACTTTGGCTGCATATTAAATCCTATGGTAAGTCAGCCCATGGAAGTATTGGAAACTACGTGGGAGACAATGCTATTCTAAAGCTTACTAAAATTTTGAATGCTATGGAAGAGATTAGAACACTAAAAGGCATTTATAATGAAGATCAAAAGAAAGTATTAGAAGATTCAAAGCGTATCGCTAAGGAGGTATTGGAGGTCGATGGTGTAGAAAATGTTATTGATCATGTTACAGTAAACATTGGCACAATTCATGGAGGAACAAAAACAAATATGGTAGCAGACTATTGTGAAGCAACAGTTGATATTCGTGTGCCGATCGGTATAAAGATACAAGATGTTGTGGATAAGTTTGAAAACATTGTAGAAAGACTAGGAATTGTGGATATAGAATATGAATATAATTGGAATTCAGAGGCTAATTATACTGATACGAATACAGAAATCGTGCAGTCTGCTGTAACAAATGCACAAAAGATATGGAATAAAGAAGTAGTTCCAGCCTATCAATGGGCATCAAGCGATGCAAGATACTATCGATATGCAGGAATTCCTACAATTCAGTATGGACCTGCCAATATAGAAGGAATACATGCCTATAATGAAACGGTAGATATAGAGGATGTAATAAATGCAACAAAGGTATATTTAGGGATTATGACGGATTTATTAGATATACAGTAGTATTTATTTATATCACTACATAAACATAAGGTGGATGAGGAGAATGTATACACTTATTAAAGGCGGTAATATATTTGATGTAGAAAAAGGCTATTATATTGAGGGTGACATATTAATCAATGGCAGCAAAATTGAAAAGGTGGGCCACACTATTAATGATGTAAAAATTAATCAAGTTATTGATGGTTACGGTAAAAATATTTTTCCAGGGTTTATTGATGCCCATAGTCATATCGGGATGTGGACCTATACTCATAATGGGAATGATGCTAACGAATGTGTAGACCCAGTAACTCCTGAAATGCGAGCTATTGATGGAATAAATTCAAAGGATCCCTGTTTCCAAGAAGCTGTAGAATCTGGGATAACTACAGTTATGGCTACTCCTGGCAGCGGAAATGTGATTGGAGGAATGGCTGCTATATTAAAAACCCATGGCACAACCATGTCAGAAGCAATAATAAAGGAATACGCAGCTTTAAAAATAGCTTTGGGAGAAAATCCCAAAACTGTATATCATAACATTGGCAAAACTCCTTCCACCCGCATGGCGACAGCTGCCCTACTAGAAGAAAATTTTATAAAAGCTAAAATGTATTTTAATGAAAGACACAATAAAAACATAGAAGAGGATTATCGCTGGGAGGTATTTTCACCTGTTTTTAAAAGAGAAATTCCTTTGAAAATTCATGCCCATAGAGCAGATGATATTCTAACTGCTATCAGAATTGCAGAAAAATATAATTTGAGATATACATTGGATCATTGTACAGAGGGATACTTGATTGTAGACGAGCTCAAGAAAAAAAATAAACCTATCTTACTAGGCCCTTTATTTATGTTTAAATCAAAAACAGAATTAAAAAATGCTTCTTCAAAGACAGCTCAAATTTTATCGAATGCTGGTTGTAATGTATCCCTTATATCAGATCATCCTTTTACCAATGGTAAATATTTGTTAGCAATGGCAGGATTTTTAGTGAAGGAAGGTTTAGATTATGCAGAAGCAATACGAATGGTCACAATAAATCCTGCAAGAGCATTAGAGGTTGATGATCAAATTGGCAGTATTAAAGAAGGTAAAGATGCAGATATTGTTTTATGTGATGGAGATCCTTTGGAAGTACAAACAAGAATCTGTATGACAATAATTAATGGAAAAATTGCCCATAGTATAGATTCACAGTATATTGGTGAAAGGTAAGGTGCAATTAGCATGTTATTATTAAAAAATGGCAAAATATTCACCATGGAGGACGAAATCATTTGTTATGGTGATATATTAATAGATAATGGACGAATTGTTCATATAGGTCATAATATTCAGGCATCAGATATCGAAACTATTGATCTACATCATCAAATTGTGTTGCCAGGACTTATTGATGGTAGCACTCATTTAGGATTAATTGAATCAGGCAAGAAGTTTGAGGGGGATGATGTTAGTGAAAAGCACATACCAATAACCCCTCACTTAAATACAAGGGATGGCATATATCCATGGGATGAATGTTTTGATAATGCATTGAGAAACGGGGTAACCACTGTTGTAGTGAATTCAGGACATGACAATGTAATAGGCAGTCAAAGCTGTGCAGTGAAGACTAAGAGAGATATATTAGAGAAAAGAATTATTAATCCTTTTGTATATATACAAG
This Natronincola ferrireducens DNA region includes the following protein-coding sequences:
- a CDS encoding ABC transporter permease translates to MLKVILKRILQLIPILFIVVTIIFVITRMIPGNPASVMLGPQAPVEAVEALSEELGLNKSIGEQFTGYLKGVIRGDLGKSYYYNEPVTKMIMETFPNTLYLSLVSIIIALLVGVPVGIISATKQYSMFDYISMVIALVGVSMPIFWLGLMMVLIFSVNLGWLPSIGMGSLDKGLWNVISHFILPSICLATIPAATFARITRSSMLEIIKQDYIKALRAKGLKEKVVVWKHALKNALPPIITVLGLQMSSLLSGAILTETIFSWPGMGKLIVDAIGNRDYALIQSTVLFIAFIYVFMNLLVDIVYLYINPKVSFESGKGGD
- a CDS encoding ABC transporter ATP-binding protein; translation: MKDTIMAVENLTKTFKIQSNKLFTPPKYLKAVNNVSFEVYKGETLGIIGESGCGKSTLGKSILRLIHPSSGKVRYEDILLSELSEKEMKNMRKDIQIIFQDPYSSLDPRKTVGSLIEEPMKIHNIGTPKERKERVSELLQMVGLDEYHGIRYPHEFSGGQRQRINVARALALNPKLIVCDEPVSALDVSVQAQVLNLLKTLQQKLDLTYVFISHDLSVVKYISDRIAIMYLGRIVEMGDSQEIYKNPLHPYTRALFSAIPPENPMDKKEKIKLKGEIPSPLNLPSGCPFSGRCPNYMKECKEILPELKDVKEGHKVACLLHR
- a CDS encoding ABC transporter substrate-binding protein, whose amino-acid sequence is MKKILKPISIILILVLSLTMLVGCGSKKSDNQQESTATDVTSGEVSEQSKEGGVVTIALSATPKTIDPVKYTGVYEGDIIVNVGNTLVRYKQDLSEVVANLATEWSVSEDGKVYNFKLRDDVYFQKGKYQDGRQMKADDIKYSLERSAKESAMNRLSMLDYVEVVNDFEVNCYLKDANSSFLTVLTDAGNVIVPQEEVEGWGDAFGFNLVGTGPFKVVEWKRDDSVILERNENYWGPKPYLDGVTFKFIADQNMMTNALRTGEIDIATGLTGESVKIVNDDPNLVLSEIPGLHVAYFYMNLIEGPTTDKRVREAIIRAIDIDQMVKGIYQYDEAQRAYLPLPPGSWGYDPDLESLIPSYDPEKAKELLTEAGYPDGFKTEIYVADQPARVKMATIIQQFLKQNLNIDLDIKTAEWGTFSDIASKGKAPIYGMSWTWYPDPYFFLNQMFHSSQIGALGNGQGFNKPEVDELLDEAARVSNQEERAELYKKALKSITEEYSRVNYSNEKVIYGLTSRVQGFEMRADNQKIFVSPEVNVWLRK
- a CDS encoding amidohydrolase, producing MYTLIKGGNIFDVEKGYYIEGDILINGSKIEKVGHTINDVKINQVIDGYGKNIFPGFIDAHSHIGMWTYTHNGNDANECVDPVTPEMRAIDGINSKDPCFQEAVESGITTVMATPGSGNVIGGMAAILKTHGTTMSEAIIKEYAALKIALGENPKTVYHNIGKTPSTRMATAALLEENFIKAKMYFNERHNKNIEEDYRWEVFSPVFKREIPLKIHAHRADDILTAIRIAEKYNLRYTLDHCTEGYLIVDELKKKNKPILLGPLFMFKSKTELKNASSKTAQILSNAGCNVSLISDHPFTNGKYLLAMAGFLVKEGLDYAEAIRMVTINPARALEVDDQIGSIKEGKDADIVLCDGDPLEVQTRICMTIINGKIAHSIDSQYIGER
- a CDS encoding ABC transporter ATP-binding protein, whose product is MSKEIIKVNNLKTYFYLSTGIVKAVDGVSFRINEGETLGIVGESGSGKSVTASSIMRLVANPIGRIVDGEILFEGKDLLKLKEKEMLSIRGKEISMIFQDPMTSLDPVFTIGQQIMEVIKIHQNVSDKEVKKIAVEALNMVGIPEAEKRLNSYPHEFSGGMRQRVIIAMAIVCKPKMIIADEPTTALDVTVQAQVLDLLKDLQRQLGTSILMITHNLGVVWDICDKVMVMYAGKTVEYADARTLYSNPRHPYTLGLLNSMPKLSDDPDKPLTVIPGGPPDLKLTGNACNFYNRCAYAQDICQEKDPQLLEVNENHFVACHFQTETKSLKIKGEKV
- a CDS encoding ABC transporter permease, with translation MDSKGITVDIVTQQEMILKERKSNNAWNKLKRNKTAMIGLVIVIVMVMIAIFSPFLAPQDPNLMDLGNSYLKPGQNGHILGTDEFGRDLLSRIIYGARISIIVAVGGMLFGGIIGILLGLVAGFKGGIVDTIIMRLMDGMFAFPFVLLAIVLMTVLGDGLQNVILAIGIANIPGFARIVRGQVHIVKNEEYCQAIRALGASDIRLLFAHILPNSISPIIVYATLNVAGAIISEAALSFLGLGIRPPTASWGTILRSGKDYLNTASHIATYSGLAILVTVLGFNLLGDGIRDVLDPKMKR
- a CDS encoding M20 family metallopeptidase gives rise to the protein MKNEILKQRLWKVVDDKKEDLLCLCSEMIQIPSENPPGDMEDITRLICNELNRSNIVHEVIRPQEDKPNIVATLGKGGEKTLLLNGHSDVVPAGDRSKWDFDPFCGKIIDGKILGRGTSDMKAGLGALIFAMKVLADEEVEINGKIVLHVVPDEETSGEMGTKWLVENGYADGGDACLIAEPTSYNNCEVGQKGSLWLHIKSYGKSAHGSIGNYVGDNAILKLTKILNAMEEIRTLKGIYNEDQKKVLEDSKRIAKEVLEVDGVENVIDHVTVNIGTIHGGTKTNMVADYCEATVDIRVPIGIKIQDVVDKFENIVERLGIVDIEYEYNWNSEANYTDTNTEIVQSAVTNAQKIWNKEVVPAYQWASSDARYYRYAGIPTIQYGPANIEGIHAYNETVDIEDVINATKVYLGIMTDLLDIQ
- a CDS encoding M20 family metallopeptidase; its protein translation is MDIDQYKERVIRKVDEISKDLFEVSDYIYNHPEYCFEEYLATKKIIGYLENSGFKVQKGLGGLDTAFVATYDTGKPGNHIGLFGEYDAVKGMGHACGHNIMAATALGAGIAVKSVIDEIGGKVSVFGTPAEEGGGGKIIMLENNVFDGIDAAMILHPASDTVVNDISYSRTDIEVNFYGKTAHAATFPEEGISALNAVIQLFNMVNGMGLEVLEKGKIIGIISKGGEDPIYVPDHTQAKFTIRSFKMKYKEELVERFLEICKAVAKATKTTFKYKYIGLPYEDIRNNEKLEDLLAKNLILLGETICPRERELGIGCTDMGNVTHEIPGLQSYIQIAEGTRGHTPEFLEAAGDDRGRNALLKGAKAMGMTTIDLLASKDNMREVKEAFQKMKQRF